Proteins from one Flavobacterium sp. N2038 genomic window:
- a CDS encoding cell division protein ZapA, translating to MDGKLKIKISIADRVYPLTVEPSQEEGLRSASKKIDAMIKQFEESYAVRDKQDVLAMCALQFASQVEQKQIDNAIDGNKTIERIKNLNLLLDQYLEN from the coding sequence ATGGACGGAAAGCTTAAAATCAAAATATCAATTGCAGACAGAGTTTACCCATTAACGGTTGAACCATCTCAGGAAGAGGGACTAAGAAGTGCTTCAAAAAAAATTGATGCTATGATTAAGCAATTCGAAGAAAGTTATGCCGTTCGCGACAAGCAAGATGTACTGGCCATGTGTGCCCTGCAATTTGCATCACAAGTGGAACAAAAACAAATTGACAACGCAATCGATGGAAATAAAACTATCGAAAGAATTAAAAATTTAAATTTGCTTTTAGATCAATATCTCGAAAACTAA
- a CDS encoding M23 family metallopeptidase, whose product MKFSVFAFLCCHFIFAQTQYPKDYFRPPLDIPMQLSGNFGELRPNHFHAGFDLKTNQREGLNVYAIADGYVSRIKISTFGNGKCIYITHPNGYTSVYGHLQTTLGPIQEYVTKNHYKEKAYEIEMFPKPDELPVTKGQLIALSGNTGSSEGPHLHFEIRDTKTEFVINPIFFGFDKNIKDTKKPTLSSLYVYPLDNSVVNLSKQPLLLNLTLQKDGTYLAGKVKANGKIGFGINAIDTDDVSFNKNGVFNVSTFLNGNQNYNYQFNTYSFDEMRYINAFIDYSRYKKTSQRVQKLFMKTPFALSIIKTDSLRGIITAQPNLASSYRIEVSDYYGNLNSVTVPIEYDNATPLVAPEPTTSKYFVRYNKDTNFEKDNMSVFFPAKTFYEDFNMNFDVKNNKIFIHDDTVPVHSNFTITIKDDSYPEDLRDKLYIGKGNSYNGTIRKGDVFTAKAKILGQYGLVLDTIAPVIKITKPVEGKWISEQKKIEFVISDASSGIKSYNGYLNGNWVLFEYENKNRKITHTFDNQFLVEGENTLKIEVVDNVGNSAIFETKFFRSQQK is encoded by the coding sequence ATGAAATTCTCCGTATTTGCCTTTTTGTGTTGTCATTTTATTTTCGCTCAGACACAATATCCTAAAGATTATTTTCGCCCGCCATTAGATATTCCAATGCAGCTTTCAGGAAATTTCGGTGAATTAAGGCCGAATCATTTTCATGCGGGGTTTGATTTAAAAACAAATCAAAGAGAAGGATTAAATGTGTATGCGATTGCTGACGGATATGTATCGAGAATAAAAATTTCGACTTTTGGAAACGGAAAGTGTATCTACATAACCCATCCAAACGGGTATACTTCTGTTTATGGCCATTTACAAACTACGCTTGGTCCAATTCAGGAATATGTAACAAAAAATCATTACAAAGAGAAAGCTTATGAAATTGAAATGTTTCCAAAACCAGATGAACTCCCGGTTACAAAGGGACAATTGATAGCACTTTCCGGAAATACAGGATCTTCAGAAGGGCCGCATTTACACTTTGAAATTCGGGATACAAAAACTGAATTTGTAATTAATCCGATCTTTTTTGGTTTTGATAAAAATATTAAAGACACTAAAAAGCCAACTTTATCCAGTTTGTATGTGTATCCATTAGATAATTCAGTGGTAAATTTGTCAAAACAACCTTTGTTGCTTAATCTGACTTTACAAAAGGATGGGACGTATCTTGCCGGAAAAGTAAAGGCAAATGGAAAAATAGGGTTTGGAATTAATGCAATTGATACTGATGATGTTTCGTTTAATAAAAATGGCGTTTTTAATGTTTCGACTTTTTTAAACGGAAATCAGAATTACAATTACCAGTTTAATACCTATTCGTTTGATGAAATGCGTTATATAAATGCTTTTATTGATTATTCGAGGTATAAAAAGACAAGTCAGCGTGTGCAAAAACTCTTTATGAAAACTCCTTTTGCTTTGAGTATCATTAAAACAGATTCGTTAAGAGGAATAATTACGGCTCAGCCAAATCTGGCTTCTTCGTATAGAATTGAAGTTTCTGATTATTATGGAAATTTAAATTCCGTTACAGTTCCAATCGAATATGATAACGCAACTCCGCTTGTAGCACCTGAACCCACTACATCTAAATATTTTGTCAGGTATAATAAAGACACCAACTTTGAAAAAGATAATATGTCTGTTTTCTTTCCTGCCAAAACATTCTATGAGGATTTTAATATGAATTTTGATGTCAAGAATAATAAAATCTTCATTCATGATGATACGGTTCCGGTGCATTCAAATTTTACAATTACTATAAAAGACGATTCTTATCCAGAAGACTTACGTGATAAACTCTATATAGGAAAAGGGAATAGTTATAATGGTACAATCAGAAAAGGAGATGTTTTTACTGCCAAAGCAAAAATTTTAGGGCAATACGGATTGGTTCTGGATACCATTGCTCCGGTTATAAAAATAACGAAACCGGTTGAAGGAAAATGGATTAGTGAGCAAAAGAAAATTGAGTTTGTTATTAGCGATGCATCATCCGGAATTAAATCATACAATGGGTATTTAAATGGAAATTGGGTTTTATTTGAATATGAGAATAAAAACAGAAAAATTACACATACTTTTGATAATCAGTTTTTAGTAGAAGGTGAAAATACACTGAAAATTGAAGTAGTTGATAATGTAGGAAATTCTGCTATCTTTGAGACTAAATTTTTCAGAAGTCAACAAAAATAA
- a CDS encoding TonB-dependent receptor plug domain-containing protein, translated as MKVNRIIFAFLFLFFTSFSFAQSAHVKGIILDNANHPVSNVNISAGKNSTQSDTNGFFEIEVVSNKKASIIFTHISLKMISLTVSLKPNEIFVFNPVMNNSEEQMGEVFVSSKNKKRVQGIVTVDAGTIKKIPGANAGIENILKTLPGVNSNNELSTQYAVRGGNYDENLVYVNEVEVYRPFLIRSGQQEGLSFTNTDLVQNVDFSAGGFQAKFGDKLSSVLDITYRKPTQFGAAFEASFLGGSAAVDLVSKNKKWSAVTGIRYRNNSLLVNSQDTETNYTPTFADIQTNINYDISEKWQISFLGNISENKYLYQPLTRQTKFGTIDQPMALAVYYEGQEKDKYDTYFGALKTTYAVSPSLTLKLIGSLFHTTEQEHFDILAQYRLGNVDEEGNTENIDFTRGIGSQLNHARNDLDALIANAEIKGFKEWLNDSQLEFGLKYTRESIRDRVVEWEVIDSAGFSINPPLVILPKNNQPYQPYTGPLLPYQDVRATNFNTINRFSGYAQFNKKSELGSNQIWYHLGARFQSWNVSGASVEGKNQIVVSPRGQFAIKPDWDMDMVFRISGGLYHQPPFYRELRDLNGVVNPNVKAQESVHIVLGNDYNFKMWNRPFKWVTEVYYKSLSDVNVYSIDNVRIRYIANNNAKAYAQGFDFRLNGEFVPGTESWVSFGYLKTEENYENKGYIARPTDQRLKFAMLFQDYMPNIPSVKLYLNLVYNTGLPGGAPAYSDPYLYQNRLNDYRRVDVGFAKVFVDASNQSTKKSWLKNFKELSLGLEIYNLFNNQNAITNTWVRDVYSKNEYAIPNYMTSRVFNVKLNARL; from the coding sequence TTGAAGGTAAACAGAATAATATTCGCTTTTCTTTTTCTATTTTTTACAAGTTTTTCATTTGCCCAAAGTGCACATGTTAAAGGAATTATTTTAGATAATGCAAATCATCCTGTCTCAAATGTCAATATATCAGCAGGAAAAAACAGCACACAATCTGATACAAATGGTTTTTTTGAAATAGAAGTGGTTTCAAATAAAAAAGCCTCGATAATTTTTACTCATATTTCGTTAAAAATGATAAGCCTGACAGTGAGTTTAAAACCAAACGAGATTTTTGTTTTTAATCCTGTTATGAATAACTCGGAAGAACAGATGGGCGAAGTTTTTGTCTCTTCTAAAAACAAAAAACGTGTTCAGGGAATTGTTACTGTTGATGCCGGAACGATAAAAAAAATTCCCGGTGCAAATGCCGGAATCGAGAATATTCTTAAAACACTTCCGGGAGTAAATTCAAATAACGAACTGAGCACGCAATACGCTGTTCGAGGCGGGAATTATGACGAAAATTTAGTGTATGTAAACGAAGTTGAAGTCTATCGTCCTTTTCTGATTCGTTCGGGACAACAAGAAGGTTTAAGTTTTACCAATACAGATTTAGTACAAAACGTTGATTTTTCGGCGGGTGGATTTCAGGCTAAATTTGGGGATAAATTGTCTTCTGTTTTAGATATTACCTATAGAAAGCCAACTCAGTTTGGAGCAGCTTTTGAAGCGAGTTTTTTAGGCGGAAGTGCAGCAGTTGATCTTGTTTCTAAAAATAAAAAATGGTCGGCCGTTACTGGAATTCGTTACAGAAATAACAGTCTTTTGGTGAATAGTCAGGATACTGAAACCAATTATACACCAACTTTTGCAGATATTCAGACGAATATTAATTATGATATTTCAGAAAAATGGCAGATAAGTTTTTTAGGAAATATTTCTGAGAATAAATATTTGTACCAGCCCTTAACCCGTCAGACAAAATTTGGTACAATCGATCAGCCAATGGCGCTTGCTGTTTATTACGAAGGTCAGGAAAAAGATAAATATGATACTTATTTTGGGGCTTTAAAAACAACTTATGCGGTGTCGCCAAGTTTGACTTTAAAACTAATTGGTTCTTTATTTCATACAACAGAACAGGAACATTTTGATATTCTGGCGCAATATCGTTTAGGAAATGTTGATGAAGAAGGGAATACTGAAAATATTGATTTTACACGCGGAATTGGTTCACAGCTCAATCATGCACGAAATGATCTGGATGCCTTAATTGCGAATGCAGAAATTAAAGGTTTTAAAGAATGGCTAAATGACAGTCAACTGGAATTTGGTTTAAAATATACCAGAGAATCTATTCGGGATCGTGTTGTAGAGTGGGAGGTGATTGATTCGGCCGGATTCTCAATTAATCCGCCGCTTGTAATTTTACCTAAAAACAATCAGCCGTATCAGCCATATACAGGGCCATTATTGCCTTATCAGGATGTTCGTGCAACAAATTTTAATACGATAAACAGATTTTCAGGATATGCGCAATTTAATAAGAAATCAGAATTAGGGTCAAATCAGATTTGGTATCATCTTGGAGCCCGTTTTCAGAGTTGGAATGTTTCCGGTGCCTCAGTCGAAGGTAAAAATCAGATTGTGGTGAGTCCGCGTGGTCAGTTTGCGATTAAACCGGACTGGGATATGGATATGGTTTTCAGGATTTCCGGAGGATTGTATCATCAGCCTCCTTTTTATAGGGAATTGCGTGACTTAAATGGTGTTGTGAATCCTAATGTGAAAGCACAGGAATCGGTACACATTGTCTTAGGCAACGATTACAATTTTAAAATGTGGAATCGTCCTTTTAAATGGGTTACAGAAGTGTATTATAAGTCACTTTCAGATGTAAATGTGTATTCGATTGATAATGTACGAATTCGTTACATTGCCAATAATAATGCAAAAGCATACGCACAAGGTTTTGATTTTAGATTGAACGGCGAATTTGTTCCGGGAACCGAATCGTGGGTAAGTTTTGGATATTTGAAAACCGAAGAAAATTATGAAAATAAAGGATATATCGCCCGACCAACAGATCAGCGTTTGAAATTTGCGATGCTGTTTCAGGATTATATGCCAAATATACCAAGTGTAAAACTGTATCTGAATTTAGTTTATAATACTGGTTTGCCAGGCGGCGCACCGGCTTACTCGGATCCTTATTTGTATCAAAACAGGTTAAACGATTACAGAAGAGTTGATGTTGGGTTTGCCAAAGTTTTTGTAGACGCGAGCAATCAAAGCACTAAAAAAAGCTGGTTGAAAAACTTTAAAGAGTTATCTCTGGGATTGGAAATTTATAATCTGTTTAATAATCAAAATGCCATCACGAATACCTGGGTTCGTGATGTCTATTCTAAAAATGAATATGCGATTCCAAATTATATGACTTCCAGAGTTTTTAATGTTAAGTTGAATGCGAGGTTGTAA
- a CDS encoding ABC transporter ATP-binding protein: MSNFKKIVPFIYPYKKYAFLNIFFNVLYALFSTLSFVALIPMLQVLFDKTKANTIKPVYTGILGLKEYGENYLSYYITTTKGTHESGYILSVMVAIIISIFLLKNLADYLAMFFINFLRNGVLKDMRNALYKKTLELPLAFYSEKRKGDVISRISADVNEVQNSFLAILELIVKEPLTIIFTISTMLIISAKLTLFVFIFIPVSGYIISLIGKQLKKQSSKAQQEQGAFLSTIEETIGGLKVVKGYNAENYFNTVFQNSTERFFTLSNSIGNRQNLASPASEFMGITVIAILLWYGGQMVLIDKTLEGAAFIAYMGLAYNILTPAKAISKASYGVKRGNAAAERVLEILEQENTIVSKENAIEKTTFDNNINIQNINFKYEDETVLKDFSLQIKKGQTVALVGQSGSGKSTIANLLTRFYDVNDGTISIDNINIKDMNLQSLRSLMGLVTQDSILFNDTIKANISLGKLDATDDEIIEALKIANAYEFVNELPQGIYTNIGDSGNKLSGGQKQRLSIARAVLKNPPIMILDEATSALDTESEKFVQVALENMMQNRTSIVIAHRLSTIQKADVIVVMQKGRIVEQGTHEELIAHNGTYNKLVTMQSFES, translated from the coding sequence ATGAGTAATTTCAAAAAAATAGTTCCTTTTATATATCCGTATAAAAAATACGCATTCTTAAACATCTTTTTCAATGTTTTGTATGCCCTTTTCAGCACACTTTCGTTTGTAGCCCTAATACCAATGCTTCAGGTTTTATTTGACAAAACAAAAGCAAACACTATTAAACCCGTTTACACCGGAATATTAGGACTTAAAGAATACGGCGAAAACTATTTAAGCTATTACATTACAACTACAAAAGGAACCCACGAATCGGGTTATATTTTATCTGTAATGGTGGCAATCATAATTTCGATCTTTTTATTAAAAAACTTAGCCGATTATCTGGCAATGTTTTTTATTAACTTTTTACGAAACGGAGTTTTAAAAGACATGCGAAATGCTTTGTACAAAAAAACACTTGAACTTCCCTTAGCATTTTACTCTGAAAAAAGAAAAGGAGATGTAATTTCGAGAATTTCTGCCGATGTAAATGAGGTACAAAATTCCTTTTTAGCCATTCTTGAGCTTATCGTAAAAGAGCCTTTAACGATTATTTTCACCATAAGCACCATGCTGATTATTAGTGCCAAACTAACTTTGTTTGTTTTTATTTTTATTCCCGTTTCCGGATATATTATTTCGTTAATCGGAAAACAACTAAAAAAACAATCCAGTAAAGCACAACAAGAACAAGGCGCTTTTTTATCTACTATCGAAGAAACTATCGGAGGCCTGAAAGTTGTTAAAGGATATAATGCCGAGAATTATTTCAATACCGTTTTTCAAAATTCTACAGAACGCTTTTTCACCTTATCTAATAGTATTGGAAATCGCCAGAATTTAGCTTCACCGGCAAGTGAGTTTATGGGAATTACAGTAATTGCTATATTACTTTGGTACGGAGGTCAAATGGTTTTGATAGACAAAACTTTAGAAGGCGCCGCATTTATAGCCTACATGGGATTAGCTTATAATATTCTGACACCTGCAAAAGCCATCTCTAAAGCTTCTTATGGAGTAAAAAGAGGAAACGCTGCTGCTGAACGTGTTCTTGAGATTTTAGAACAGGAAAACACTATCGTTTCAAAAGAAAATGCAATTGAGAAAACAACTTTCGACAACAATATTAATATTCAGAATATCAATTTTAAATATGAAGACGAAACAGTTCTGAAAGACTTTTCACTTCAAATTAAAAAAGGGCAAACTGTTGCGCTTGTTGGCCAGTCCGGAAGTGGAAAAAGTACAATTGCAAACTTATTGACTCGTTTCTATGATGTAAACGACGGAACAATTTCGATTGATAATATCAATATTAAAGACATGAATTTGCAATCATTGCGTAGCCTAATGGGATTGGTTACTCAGGATAGCATTTTGTTTAATGACACCATTAAAGCAAATATTTCTTTAGGAAAATTAGATGCAACTGATGATGAAATTATTGAAGCATTGAAAATTGCCAATGCTTATGAGTTTGTTAATGAATTACCACAAGGGATTTACACTAATATTGGTGACAGTGGAAACAAACTATCGGGCGGACAAAAACAACGTCTTTCTATTGCACGAGCGGTATTAAAAAATCCTCCGATCATGATTTTGGACGAAGCAACTTCTGCATTAGATACCGAAAGTGAAAAATTTGTTCAGGTCGCTTTAGAAAACATGATGCAAAACAGAACTTCGATTGTAATTGCACACAGACTTTCTACCATTCAAAAAGCAGATGTGATTGTGGTGATGCAAAAAGGAAGAATCGTCGAACAAGGCACACACGAAGAACTAATTGCTCACAACGGAACTTATAATAAACTGGTAACGATGCAATCTTTCGAATCTTAA
- a CDS encoding PDDEXK nuclease domain-containing protein — MSDKLDTNDKPELLDSIIGLIDQTRHFVAKTVNQELTLLYWKIGKSINDEILKNDRADYGKKIIPALSIALTNKYGIGFNKRNLQSFVKLNTTIEDFTILHTLCAKLSWSHIRNLIYIENNIKREFYIQMSIHERWSVRTLQERIDSMLFERTAISKKPEETIIKDLALLKNEKQITADLTFRDPYFLDFLGLHDSYSEKDLESTILAQLQNFITEIGSEFAFLARQKRITIDDEDFYIDLLFYHRGLRRLVAIDLKLGKFKASYKGQMELYLRWLEKNEQKEGENKPIGLILCSEKSPEQINYLMLDNDEQIKVSAYLTQLPEKKLLLEKLERAIAIAENNINKK; from the coding sequence ATGAGTGACAAACTGGACACAAATGACAAGCCCGAACTATTAGATTCAATAATTGGACTAATAGATCAGACTCGTCATTTTGTCGCCAAAACAGTTAATCAGGAATTAACGCTTTTATATTGGAAAATAGGAAAAAGCATCAATGATGAAATTCTAAAAAACGATAGAGCGGATTACGGAAAGAAAATAATTCCAGCTTTAAGCATTGCATTAACTAATAAATATGGAATTGGCTTTAACAAAAGAAATCTACAAAGCTTTGTTAAACTTAACACTACAATTGAAGACTTTACAATTTTGCACACACTGTGTGCAAAATTGAGTTGGTCTCATATCCGAAATCTAATTTATATTGAAAACAATATAAAACGTGAGTTCTACATCCAAATGAGTATTCATGAACGCTGGAGTGTACGAACCTTACAAGAACGAATTGACAGCATGCTTTTTGAAAGAACTGCAATTAGCAAAAAGCCTGAAGAAACCATAATTAAAGACTTAGCTTTATTAAAAAACGAAAAACAAATTACCGCTGATTTGACATTTCGCGATCCTTATTTTTTAGACTTTTTAGGATTACATGACAGCTATTCCGAGAAAGATTTAGAAAGTACAATCTTAGCTCAGCTCCAAAATTTTATAACAGAAATAGGCAGCGAATTTGCTTTTCTTGCCCGTCAAAAGAGAATAACAATTGATGATGAAGATTTTTACATCGATTTACTTTTTTACCACCGAGGCCTGCGTCGATTGGTTGCTATTGATTTAAAACTTGGAAAATTTAAAGCTTCCTATAAAGGCCAAATGGAACTCTATCTCCGCTGGCTAGAGAAAAACGAACAAAAAGAAGGTGAAAACAAACCAATTGGATTAATTTTGTGCAGTGAAAAATCTCCTGAACAAATTAATTATTTAATGCTTGACAATGATGAACAAATCAAAGTTTCAGCTTATTTAACACAATTACCGGAAAAAAAATTATTGCTGGAAAAACTCGAAAGAGCAATTGCCATTGCAGAAAACAACATCAATAAAAAATGA
- a CDS encoding phospho-sugar mutase has protein sequence MNIAPNILNAVNEWLTPTFDQDTQAAVKELMTTSPKELEESFYKNLEFGTGGMRGVMGVGNNRINKYTLGKNTQGLSNYLHEVFPNETLKVVIAYDCRHNSNTLAKVVADVFSANGIQVYLFSDLRPTPELSFALKYLGCQCGIVLTASHNPPEYNGYKVYWQDGGQIVPPQDAAIINVIENLSYDKIKFDANESLIKYIDTDIDKAFIKSSIENASFNTPAEAKDNLQIVFTSLHGTSIKSIPDTLSQAGYKNVHIVPEQAIPDGDFPTVKSPNPEEPEALTMALALADKTNSDIVVGTDPDCDRLGVAVRNNDGKMILLNGNQTMILMTSFLLQQWKKAGKINGKQFVGSTIVSTPMMMELASSYGVECKVGLTGFKWIAKMIKDFPELQFIGGGEESFGFMVGDAVRDKDAVAATLLICEVAAQAKAAGSSVYKELLQLYVENGFYKEHLVSLTKKGMEGLEEINQMMINLRQNPLKEINGQRVIMVEDYQSSTALNLLTNEESVMDIPKSNVLIYYTEDGTKICARPSGTEPKIKFYISVNAEIESVSDFTEAESFLDQKIQNIIADMQLNS, from the coding sequence ATGAATATAGCTCCTAATATATTAAACGCAGTCAACGAATGGTTAACACCAACGTTTGATCAGGACACACAAGCTGCCGTTAAGGAATTAATGACTACCTCTCCAAAAGAACTGGAAGAGAGTTTTTACAAAAACCTGGAGTTTGGAACTGGTGGTATGCGTGGCGTTATGGGTGTTGGAAACAATAGAATCAACAAATATACTCTTGGAAAAAATACGCAGGGATTATCTAATTATTTACATGAGGTTTTTCCAAATGAAACTTTAAAAGTTGTTATTGCTTACGATTGTCGTCATAACAGCAATACTTTGGCAAAGGTTGTTGCTGATGTTTTCTCTGCAAATGGAATTCAGGTTTATTTGTTTTCAGATTTAAGACCTACTCCGGAATTATCTTTTGCACTTAAATATTTAGGATGTCAATGCGGAATCGTTTTGACAGCTTCTCACAATCCACCGGAATACAACGGCTATAAAGTATATTGGCAAGACGGAGGTCAGATTGTTCCTCCTCAAGATGCTGCAATTATTAATGTAATTGAAAATTTAAGCTACGACAAAATTAAATTTGACGCAAACGAAAGCCTGATTAAATATATTGATACTGATATTGACAAGGCTTTTATAAAATCGTCTATCGAGAATGCAAGTTTTAATACCCCTGCAGAAGCCAAAGACAACTTACAAATTGTTTTTACATCATTGCACGGAACTTCAATAAAATCTATTCCAGATACCTTATCACAGGCTGGTTACAAAAATGTCCACATTGTTCCTGAACAAGCCATCCCAGATGGAGATTTCCCAACAGTAAAATCTCCGAATCCGGAAGAGCCGGAAGCATTGACAATGGCTTTGGCTTTGGCAGATAAAACAAATTCTGACATTGTAGTGGGTACAGATCCTGATTGTGACCGTTTAGGTGTTGCTGTTAGAAATAATGATGGTAAAATGATCTTACTGAATGGGAATCAAACCATGATTTTAATGACTTCTTTCTTATTGCAGCAATGGAAAAAAGCCGGAAAAATTAACGGAAAACAATTCGTAGGTTCAACAATCGTTTCAACTCCAATGATGATGGAATTAGCATCAAGCTATGGTGTTGAATGTAAAGTTGGATTGACAGGTTTTAAATGGATTGCTAAAATGATCAAAGATTTTCCTGAACTTCAATTTATTGGTGGTGGTGAAGAAAGCTTTGGCTTTATGGTTGGTGATGCTGTTAGAGATAAAGATGCTGTTGCTGCAACTTTATTAATATGCGAAGTCGCTGCACAGGCAAAAGCTGCCGGAAGCTCTGTTTACAAAGAACTTTTACAACTTTATGTTGAAAACGGCTTCTATAAAGAACATCTAGTTTCTTTAACTAAAAAAGGCATGGAAGGTTTAGAAGAAATCAACCAAATGATGATCAATTTACGTCAGAATCCTTTGAAAGAAATCAACGGTCAGCGCGTAATTATGGTTGAAGATTATCAATCTTCTACTGCATTAAACTTATTGACTAATGAAGAATCCGTAATGGACATTCCGAAATCTAATGTATTGATTTATTATACAGAAGACGGAACTAAAATTTGTGCACGACCAAGCGGAACAGAACCAAAAATCAAATTCTACATTAGTGTAAATGCTGAAATAGAATCGGTTTCAGACTTTACTGAAGCTGAAAGTTTCCTAGATCAAAAGATACAAAATATCATTGCAGATATGCAATTGAATTCATAA
- a CDS encoding glycosyltransferase family 2 protein translates to MNLSILIPLLNEEESLKELYSWIIKVMQSNNYSYEIIFVDDGSTDDSWNIIESFSNENPNVKGIRFMKNFGKSQALHAGFAKAKGDVIITMDADLQDSPDEIPELYEMIIKEKFDLVSGWKKKRYDSVVAKNLPSKLFNWAARKTSGVELNDFNCGLKAYKNVVVKNIEVSGEMHRYIPVLAKNAGFGKIGEKVVIHQARKYGETKFGMERFINGFLDLITIWFLSRFGKRPMHLFGAMGSIMFIIGFLAAGYIGVSKLYHMYTGMKYNLVTSNPWFYIALTTMVLGTQLFLAGFLGEIILRTKSNEARYKVAREVNF, encoded by the coding sequence ATGAATTTATCTATACTTATACCGCTTCTAAACGAGGAGGAATCACTTAAAGAACTCTATTCGTGGATTATTAAAGTGATGCAATCTAACAATTACTCTTATGAAATCATTTTTGTAGATGATGGAAGTACAGATGATTCCTGGAACATTATTGAAAGTTTTTCTAACGAAAACCCAAATGTAAAAGGGATTCGTTTCATGAAAAACTTTGGAAAATCACAAGCATTACATGCTGGTTTTGCAAAAGCAAAAGGCGACGTGATTATTACTATGGATGCCGATTTACAAGATAGTCCGGATGAAATTCCGGAACTATATGAAATGATTATCAAAGAAAAATTTGATTTAGTTTCGGGATGGAAAAAGAAACGTTACGACTCTGTTGTCGCAAAAAATCTTCCTTCGAAATTATTTAACTGGGCTGCAAGAAAAACTTCCGGCGTTGAGTTAAACGATTTTAATTGCGGATTAAAAGCGTACAAAAATGTAGTAGTAAAAAACATTGAGGTTTCTGGCGAAATGCACCGATACATTCCGGTTTTGGCAAAAAATGCCGGTTTCGGAAAAATTGGTGAAAAAGTAGTAATTCATCAGGCAAGAAAATACGGTGAAACTAAATTTGGAATGGAACGTTTTATAAACGGGTTTCTGGATTTAATTACAATTTGGTTTTTATCAAGATTCGGAAAAAGACCTATGCACTTATTTGGTGCTATGGGTTCCATTATGTTTATTATCGGATTTTTAGCCGCAGGGTATATTGGAGTTTCAAAACTATACCATATGTATACCGGAATGAAATACAATTTAGTAACCAGCAATCCGTGGTTTTATATTGCTCTAACCACAATGGTTTTGGGAACTCAATTATTTTTAGCAGGATTCCTGGGTGAAATTATTTTACGAACTAAAAGTAACGAAGCACGATATAAAGTAGCCCGCGAGGTTAATTTTTAA
- a CDS encoding DUF4199 domain-containing protein yields the protein MINEVIKKNGITYGVMIGIASALVTATIYAVDLNLFTAWWMGIIGIAISVTISIILLSKTKKELNGVFPFKEAFTTYFIAAVIGILISTTFNIILFNVIDPGAKDTLSDIMAKYTANMMQKFGSPASVINEAIAKMKESNPYSTFELLKGSVFAIVVSAIFGLIFAAFFKSKTTQE from the coding sequence ATGATTAATGAAGTTATAAAAAAGAACGGTATTACTTATGGTGTAATGATTGGAATTGCATCGGCATTGGTGACTGCTACTATATATGCTGTTGATTTAAACTTATTCACAGCTTGGTGGATGGGCATTATAGGTATAGCGATAAGCGTTACTATCAGTATTATTTTACTGTCTAAAACCAAGAAAGAATTAAATGGTGTTTTCCCATTTAAAGAAGCTTTTACCACTTATTTTATAGCTGCTGTAATTGGCATTTTAATTTCTACAACTTTTAATATTATTCTTTTTAATGTTATTGATCCGGGAGCAAAAGACACTTTAAGTGATATTATGGCAAAATACACTGCTAATATGATGCAGAAATTTGGATCTCCAGCTTCAGTAATCAACGAGGCAATTGCAAAAATGAAGGAAAGTAATCCATACTCTACTTTTGAATTACTAAAAGGATCTGTTTTTGCTATCGTGGTTAGTGCCATTTTCGGATTAATATTCGCAGCATTTTTTAAAAGCAAAACTACTCAAGAATAA
- a CDS encoding type B 50S ribosomal protein L31: MKKGIHPENYRLVAFKDMSNDEVFITKSTADTKETIEVDGVEYPVVKMEISRTSHPFYTGKSKLIDTAGRIDKFKTKYAKHAKK, translated from the coding sequence ATGAAAAAAGGAATTCACCCAGAAAATTACAGATTAGTTGCATTTAAAGACATGTCAAATGACGAAGTTTTTATCACTAAATCTACTGCAGATACAAAAGAAACAATTGAAGTTGACGGAGTTGAGTATCCAGTTGTAAAAATGGAGATTTCTAGAACATCTCACCCTTTTTATACTGGTAAATCTAAACTTATCGATACTGCAGGACGTATTGATAAATTCAAAACTAAATATGCAAAACACGCTAAAAAATAA